The Lutibacter sp. A64 genome segment GAAATTTTATGATTAGTAATACTTATTAAGTTATAGCTATGGTATAAATTATCTTCTCTTTTGTTAGCATCAATAGAGTGTTCTAAAAATGCAATAGTATTTAAAATAAAGTTTTGCAAATCACTTTTTACAACAACGCTCTTATTGCTAGAAAAACCTTTTTTATAGATTGAAGCCCTATAATTTCCAGCAGCACTTCCAAGTTTATCTGCTATTTTTTTTCTATCCGAATCAGAAATTACACCTTCTAATAAACCTTTATTTTTTTCAAAAACACTTGCTAATTCACTTAAAAACAAAGCTAATTCTTCCGAAATTTCTACATCGGTTAAATTTGAATTTGAAACAATCTTATTAAAAAACTTTAAAAACCGTCTTAAATGATAAAGCGTAACCATTGAAACTCCATTACCTACAAGTGCATTGTTAGCATCGTTCCATTCTGGTCTTTGTGTATTTAACCAAATTCCAGCCTCAGGAATAAAGTTGGACACTTTCACTAAAACTGTTGCCAGTAATTTTTCAATAAGGTTTACTTTATAAATAGTATTGTTTTGATCTAAAAGCAAAGCACCATCAGCTCCAATTTGTGTTTTTCTTTCTCTAATTTTTTTATCTAAATCAAAATCAAAATCAATAGTATCTTTTGGGTTGCTTACAATATCCTCATAATTTTTAATTTTATAAGGCACATTGGCATACACAAAAATAGTTTCTTTAAAATATTGAGATATTTTTTTAGGATAATGTTTTTCAATAAATTCTAAAAATTTCAATAAGTAAATAAGCTGATGATCTCCCCAATACCCAATAAATGACCAAGGATCATCTGGCTCTACAATTTCCCAATCAAAACCACCTTTTGTTACACGGTAAGGATTATAACCTTCAAATGTTGTTGCATTTAAAAATTTAAAAATCATATTTTCAATAAAGGCAGGATAAGAATGAGCTAAAGCTTCCCAGTTTTGAAAAATATCTCTCCAATTACCTTCATAATCCAATATTTTTGATCCATCAATTTCACTTCTAGTATTTATAGAAAACTTATTCCAAGGTCTACTTGGATCTCCGTGTCTTCTACTAAATTTTAATGGAAGGTATTCAGTACAAAGTCTTTTAAAATCTAAATCATTATTTTGTTGTGATTTTTCCTGTAAAAATTTAAGCGAAAATACTTCAGGAAAATCATTTAAAATTAATTCTTGGTTCGTATAAACTTGCTTATTTGCATTTAAAATATACTTTTTAAAATCCTTTAATTCAATTGTGTAGTTTTCGTCAAAAATACCTCCACGCATATTGTTAAAAAGCACATTTGCAAAATGCCTAGTATCTCTTAAACTATCTTCAGTTACTTGTAGACCATCTGCATTACCCGTTAATTCAATTAAATTCTGGGTACCTAAATCAATATCTTTTTTGACTGAAATTAATAAGTCTTTTGGATTTTTTAATTGTTCTGATATGTTAACTATAGCAGAAGGACCTTGATTTACATTTGCTGCTAAAAACCAGCTTTGTACAGATTTAGAACGTAATTTAATTTCTGAACTAACAAAATAAGCTCCTTTTTCGGCTCTTATATCGTATTCTTGTTTAATTTTTTTCCCTTTTCTATACTTATCTAATTGTAATGAAGATATTAAATAAGTTGGATTTTCTAAGCCTATAGACCAAGCTATTGTTGCTTTTAAGGCTTCACTAGGCTCTGCTTTATCAACAATAACAGCGCTTAGTGCATAAATACCTAAACCAATATTTGCTTCTAATTCGCTTTTTTTATAAGCATCTACCAAATTACTTTTTCCATTTTGCATCTCAGCTTTTACGCCATAAGGCACAATATTTTGAAAGCCGTCTAGTACACTAATTTTTAAATCTTTATCAGAACTATTTATTAATGTAGATTTTTTCACAAAACCAAAAAGGTTACTAGAGCTCCACTGATACCTGAAAGTTAGCCCTAAATCTTTATTTTTTTCTTCGAAAATTATTTTATTCCCAAACCTATTTTTATATAAGTTTCGTTGTATTTTATAAATACCTTCATAATTATCTGAAAAAGGTTCCCAAAGTAAAATTTTCTTTTTTTTATGAATTTTAAAAATAGTTTTACTGCCTGTTATATTAGAAGATTCTGTTATTTTATCATCAGTATAATATGGAAATAAGGCATTATCGCTATCTTTTCTTCCTGCGGTTAAACCTCCGTTGCTTGCAATAAACATCCAATGGTTTGAATCGCTAACTATACTCATAAAAAAAGGTCTCATTGTATTACTATTGGAGATTTTGTAATACGTTTCTCCTTCAATAACTACAGTTGTACCTTTTACTTTTGTTTTTTTATTTAAAACTTTATTAGATCCTATGTAAACAGACTTATGACTCATTATCACTATTTTTAAAATAAAAACCTCTAAAAATTTATGTTTAAAGAGGTTTTTACAATTTACTTATTATGAACTCAATTAACTCTAAATGGAATATTAGCTGTTGCAGCATGTCCAAAACTATCTTCGGCATAAACAAACAACCTGTAAACACCACTTTCTGGGGCTTTAAAAGTAACTTTTCCTTCCTCTATATTTTCAAAATTAATTTCAATTGCTTCTGGACGCTCTTCATAATCTCCTCCATCTCCTAAATCTGTACTTTCTGGTAAAATTTCCCATTTATAATTTATAGGGTCATTTTCAAAATCATTAATTTTTAAAATAGCTTCATACGTTTTACCTTCTTCCAGATTCACATTTTCATAAGCTGTGCTGCCATTTAAGGTAAATGATACTATTTGAGGAGTTCTATTTTCTGGCCATTTATTATTCCAAATTTTATGCATTACATCAACTGACTCTGATTCTTTTCCATCTTCAAAAAATATTCCATACCAGGTAGGCGTTCTTTCTTGCTTGTTTCCCCAAAGAAAAACATACGATCCAATACATTGTAAAGTATCTGCTTCTATACCTCCTTTATATCTTTTTAAGTAATTTGCAGCTTTTAAAGTACTATTTTCTTCTATAGGAGCTCCCCATTCTGTTTTTGGCACTTCCCAATGTCCGGTTGCTCCCCATTCTGTAACCATATAAGGTTTTTCCCAACCAAATTCTTTTATAAGTTTCGGTAGATTAGGTAAATCGCCATACATTTGAACAGATAATATATCGATATCCGTACATCTTTCTTTAATTAAAGAAATCTCTTTTTGTGAAATTCCGGCTAAAGTAGTAGTTGTTAAATGATTTGGATCTATTTCATGAATCATTTTAGAAATATCATTTACAGCATTCCAAACTTTAGGATTTGTAGCTCTTAAATTTAGTTCGTTTCCAATTGCCCAAATCATTAAAGCAGGATGATCTTTTAGCTCTAAAACTTCCTTTCTAATATTTTCTAATTGTTCTTTTACAGCAACCTCATCATCATAATCAAATCCGTGACGTTCTCTGGCAACTTCAATACCCATAGTTACCATTAATCCATGTTTATAAGCTTCATCTAAAACCTCTTTACCACTTCTTTGTCCATTTTCTGTTCTCCAGGTTCTAAAAGAATTTCCGTTGTGTTTTGCCAACGCTTCAATATTACCAAACTCTAAACCTGCACCATCAATATAGAAAGGCTTATTGTTAACTAATAATTGATATTTACCATTTGTATTAGTTAATGTTACTTTTGCTGGTCCATCCATTGCTTCACTTTTATTTTTTGATTGCTCTGTTTTGCAACCATAAATTAATGAAATACAAAAAATAATTATTACTATATTTTTCATTTTTTTATTACGATCTAATTAATAATTCCTCTACTTCTTCTAATGTTTTCCCTTTTGTTTCAATTACAAATTTTAATACAAATAACAATGCTAAAATTGCCATACCTGCATAAATTGCAAAAGTAACTGTTGGACCTAAATTGGTAAGTTCCCATGGGAAGAATTGTGTTACAGTATAACTTACTAATGAATTAAAGAAACCTACTATTGAAATTGCAATTCCTTTTACGTTACCAGGGAAAATTTCTGATAACATTGTCCACATTACAGGTCCTAATGAAATTGCAAAAGCAGCTACATAAAGCAATATTGCAACTAATACTAAGGTTGCATTAATATTGATAAAGCTTTTTATTTCGTTTTGTTTAAACTCTGTAAATTGAACTTCATTTAATAATGGCTCAACATTTTCAAACAACTCATTTTGAGACACAAATGAAAGTCCATTTAATTCTGTTAATGCAGTTTTAATTTCTGGATTAGTAATTTCACCAATTGTTGCTTCATTAAAATTATATGTTGCTTCATTAAAAGCAAAAGTTGCCATTGACAAAGAAATTGCCATTGCAGAAGTACCAATTATTAAAAGTGGTTTTCTCCCTAATTTATCAATTAAATAAATAGCCACAAAAGTAAATACTAGATTTGTTAACCCAACAACTATTGCTTGTAAAAACGAAGCATCTGTACTTCCACCTGCTTGTTCAAAAATTGTTGGAGCATAATAAAATATAGCATTAATCCCTGTAATTTGTTGAAAAAATGCCAATCCAAAAGCTATAATTACAATCACACGCATTCTTTTACTAAAGAAATCTGCATACGTTCCTTTTTCTTCTTTTTTATCAATACCTCTTTGTACCTCATCTATTGTTTTTTGAGCAAACTCTTCACCTCCAATTTTTATTAAAGTACTTTTAGCAACAGCAACTTTCCCCAATTTTTGAATTAACCAACGTGGACTTTTCGGTATAAAAAACAGCGCTAAAAAGTAAATAACAGCTGGTATCGCTTCTACTCCTAGCATCCATCTCCAACTTTCAATTTCTATATCTTTTAAAAAATAATTAGAAAAATAAGCAACAGAAATACCTAAAACTATATTTAATTGATTTAATGAAACCAAACTACCTCTTAATTTTGGTGGTGCAATTTCAGCTATATAAATTGGTGCAATTAAAATAGCTCCTCCAACACCAACACCTCCAATTATTCTAGCAATAACAAATGAGATATAATTTGTTGCAAATGCAGACCACAATGCTGATACTGTAAATAATAAGGCTGTTAAAATTAATATTGTTTTTCTACCAAATTTATCGCTTAATGGGCCTGCTGTAATATTACCAGCCATGGCACCAAAAATCACACATCCAACAGAAAAACCAAGTTCCCAGTCAGTCATTTCAAAGTAAGTTCTTATACCGCTTACTGCTCCTGAAATTACTGCACTATCGAAACCTAATAAGAAGCCTCCCATGGCTACAATTAAACTTATTGATATTGTATATAATTTATTCATAATTAATAGTATTAGTTAGTTTTAGGCATTGAGGTAAGCTTAAATTTATTTCAACAATAATGTTTCTATAGCATGTGCAGGCATATCTAATGTCGCGGTTTTTGAACCAATAGTTACTGTATAAGTTAAAGGTTCGCTACTTTGGTTCATAGCAACAATAACAATACTTTTATCTTTATTTATAAATGCCGTAGTTAATAATTTGTTTGCACTAGACACACTAGAAATTCTTTTGGCTCCTGGTCTAATAAATTTTGAGAAATGACCAATATAATAGTATGAATTTGTAAAGTTAAGTTCACCTGTTCTAGTATCTCCATGGACTGGAGAAAAACATAAATTACCTACATGGTTTGGGCCTCCTGTTTCATCTAATAAAATATTCCAATCAGTCCAAGCAACAGTTCCATTATTAAAATCGTTGATCATTGATTTCCCATAACGTTCTGCTAATTTTGGATCTTCATTTACAATTCTACTTAAATTATAAGACTCTGTACAACCTTCTGTAAATATTAGATTTTTATCAGGATATGCCTCATGAACTTTAGCTACATTATCAAACATTGGAACTCCATCTTTCCAATCTTCATACCAATGAAAACCAATACCCCAGACATATTTTGAAGCATCTGGATCATTTAAAATAGTACTTGCTCTTTGAAATATTAAATCACGGTTATGATCCCAAACAATAATTTTTTTATCTCCTAAACCTTCATTTTCCAATGTTGGGCCTAAATGATTTTTCAAGAAATCACGTTCTTCTTCAGCTGTATAAATACAAGACTCCCAAATTTGAGTTGCCATTGGTTCATTCTGAATTGTTAATCCCCAAAT includes the following:
- a CDS encoding glycoside hydrolase family 30 protein, giving the protein MRKLFIAFTLITWLSACVQKENTKSAAVKEIETEEITEYGNTLQVFTSAHNSEFKLTPTGTIEFSEFKQPLETESSILVDPTKQFQTFVGIGASLTDAAAETFYKLTKENQAKFLEAYYSIDKGIGYSLSRTTIHSSDFGSESYTYIEEGDAELKTFNIDHDKEFRLPFIKSAIAAAGGKLKMYVSPWSPPAFMKTNNNMLNGGKLKPEFAASWAKYYAKFIKAYEKEGVPIWGLTIQNEPMATQIWESCIYTAEEERDFLKNHLGPTLENEGLGDKKIIVWDHNRDLIFQRASTILNDPDASKYVWGIGFHWYEDWKDGVPMFDNVAKVHEAYPDKNLIFTEGCTESYNLSRIVNEDPKLAERYGKSMINDFNNGTVAWTDWNILLDETGGPNHVGNLCFSPVHGDTRTGELNFTNSYYYIGHFSKFIRPGAKRISSVSSANKLLTTAFINKDKSIVIVAMNQSSEPLTYTVTIGSKTATLDMPAHAIETLLLK
- a CDS encoding sugar porter family MFS transporter, with protein sequence MNKLYTISISLIVAMGGFLLGFDSAVISGAVSGIRTYFEMTDWELGFSVGCVIFGAMAGNITAGPLSDKFGRKTILILTALLFTVSALWSAFATNYISFVIARIIGGVGVGGAILIAPIYIAEIAPPKLRGSLVSLNQLNIVLGISVAYFSNYFLKDIEIESWRWMLGVEAIPAVIYFLALFFIPKSPRWLIQKLGKVAVAKSTLIKIGGEEFAQKTIDEVQRGIDKKEEKGTYADFFSKRMRVIVIIAFGLAFFQQITGINAIFYYAPTIFEQAGGSTDASFLQAIVVGLTNLVFTFVAIYLIDKLGRKPLLIIGTSAMAISLSMATFAFNEATYNFNEATIGEITNPEIKTALTELNGLSFVSQNELFENVEPLLNEVQFTEFKQNEIKSFININATLVLVAILLYVAAFAISLGPVMWTMLSEIFPGNVKGIAISIVGFFNSLVSYTVTQFFPWELTNLGPTVTFAIYAGMAILALLFVLKFVIETKGKTLEEVEELLIRS
- a CDS encoding glycoside hydrolase family 2 TIM barrel-domain containing protein, whose protein sequence is MKNIVIIIFCISLIYGCKTEQSKNKSEAMDGPAKVTLTNTNGKYQLLVNNKPFYIDGAGLEFGNIEALAKHNGNSFRTWRTENGQRSGKEVLDEAYKHGLMVTMGIEVARERHGFDYDDEVAVKEQLENIRKEVLELKDHPALMIWAIGNELNLRATNPKVWNAVNDISKMIHEIDPNHLTTTTLAGISQKEISLIKERCTDIDILSVQMYGDLPNLPKLIKEFGWEKPYMVTEWGATGHWEVPKTEWGAPIEENSTLKAANYLKRYKGGIEADTLQCIGSYVFLWGNKQERTPTWYGIFFEDGKESESVDVMHKIWNNKWPENRTPQIVSFTLNGSTAYENVNLEEGKTYEAILKINDFENDPINYKWEILPESTDLGDGGDYEERPEAIEINFENIEEGKVTFKAPESGVYRLFVYAEDSFGHAATANIPFRVN